One window from the genome of Mucilaginibacter ginsenosidivorans encodes:
- a CDS encoding cation diffusion facilitator family transporter yields the protein MLQQKRIILLALVTGLILMIAKFGAYLITSSNFVLTDAVESIVNVFASSFAFYSIYLASLPRDENHPYGHGKVEFFSAFIEGALISIAGIGILIKSTYNIFYHYQVHDLLTGAYIIGATGIVNGALGFYMIKKGKHFRSLTIEADGRHLITDMVTSIGLVAGLLLIYFTKIDILDSILSILVAFYILYTGYKLIRKSVSGLMDEADFEVVKEVLAILNDKRRDEWIDFHNFRAQKYGNELHIDCHLTLPSYFDLNKVHEEVSLVDRLINKEASVKTEFFIHTDPCVPQCCYYCNMPNCPIRSEAKTTDITWTMENITRNKKHFE from the coding sequence TTGCTACAGCAAAAACGAATCATACTACTGGCGCTGGTTACCGGTCTTATACTGATGATAGCCAAATTTGGCGCGTACCTCATCACGTCATCCAATTTCGTACTGACAGATGCCGTAGAAAGCATCGTAAACGTTTTTGCCAGCTCCTTCGCCTTTTATAGTATTTACCTCGCATCGCTTCCGCGGGACGAAAACCACCCTTACGGGCATGGGAAAGTGGAATTCTTTTCCGCATTTATCGAAGGCGCATTAATAAGTATCGCCGGGATAGGCATCCTGATCAAGTCGACTTACAATATCTTTTATCATTACCAGGTACACGACCTGCTGACCGGTGCGTATATTATCGGGGCCACGGGTATTGTAAACGGCGCACTTGGGTTTTACATGATAAAAAAGGGCAAGCACTTCCGTTCGCTTACCATCGAGGCCGACGGACGGCACCTGATAACTGATATGGTAACCAGTATTGGCCTGGTAGCCGGTTTGTTGCTTATTTATTTTACTAAGATCGATATCCTTGATAGTATACTGTCCATATTGGTTGCGTTTTACATCCTTTATACGGGTTACAAACTGATCAGGAAATCTGTTTCCGGTTTAATGGACGAAGCAGATTTTGAAGTGGTTAAAGAGGTGCTGGCCATTCTGAATGACAAGCGAAGGGACGAATGGATCGATTTTCACAATTTCAGGGCCCAAAAGTATGGTAACGAGCTGCACATCGACTGTCACCTTACGCTGCCCAGCTACTTCGACCTGAACAAGGTGCATGAAGAGGTGTCATTGGTTGACAGGCTTATTAATAAGGAAGCAAGCGTTAAAACAGAGTTCTTTATTCATACCGATCCATGTGTGCCCCAATGCTGTTATTATTGTAATATGCCAAACTGCCCCATACGGTCGGAGGCAAAAACAACTGATATCACCTGGACGATGGAAAACATTACCCGTAATAAAAAGCACTTCGAATAA
- a CDS encoding efflux RND transporter periplasmic adaptor subunit — protein sequence MTKADAIYYDQYQATVVALNSVELRSQVSGFITGIFFKEGEVVQQGKELYEIDRRKYIAAYNQAQANLSSAQANLVKAQKDVDRYTYLEKNDAVAKQTVDQAVAAFETNKSAVESAKAQVASAKTDLSYSIITAPFTGRIGISQVKLGAQVSPGTTLLNTISSENPIGVDFVIGEQDISHFYDLQKKSTDSTFRLQLSDGTTTYGKSGRILAIDRGVNNQTGTVKVRVQFANPKDELRDGMSCVMKVLNDQSGEQLIIPNKAVTEQMGEYFVFVSQDTIAVQHKISVGQKIGANIIVLKGLQEGDKVITDGFQRLRDHGKIVLGDPNAQQPGQQKQGGK from the coding sequence GTGACAAAGGCCGACGCCATTTATTACGATCAATACCAGGCAACGGTGGTGGCATTAAACAGCGTGGAATTGCGAAGCCAGGTTTCAGGATTTATTACCGGGATATTTTTTAAAGAGGGCGAGGTGGTACAACAGGGCAAGGAGTTATACGAAATAGACCGGCGCAAATATATAGCAGCTTACAACCAGGCACAGGCTAACTTATCAAGTGCCCAGGCCAACCTGGTGAAGGCACAGAAGGATGTTGACCGTTATACTTACCTCGAAAAAAATGATGCTGTTGCGAAACAAACTGTCGACCAGGCCGTGGCAGCATTTGAGACCAACAAAAGTGCGGTGGAGTCGGCGAAAGCGCAGGTGGCTTCAGCAAAAACAGACCTGTCCTACTCAATAATTACGGCGCCGTTCACGGGCCGTATCGGTATTTCGCAGGTAAAGCTTGGTGCGCAGGTAAGCCCCGGCACAACGCTGCTTAATACTATTTCGAGCGAGAACCCCATAGGTGTCGATTTTGTGATCGGTGAGCAGGATATCAGCCACTTTTATGATCTTCAAAAGAAAAGCACCGACTCAACCTTCAGGCTGCAGTTATCCGACGGTACAACAACCTATGGAAAATCTGGCAGGATACTGGCGATAGACAGGGGCGTTAATAACCAGACCGGTACCGTAAAAGTGAGGGTACAGTTTGCTAACCCTAAAGATGAGTTAAGGGATGGGATGAGCTGTGTGATGAAAGTGCTGAACGACCAATCGGGCGAACAGCTGATCATCCCGAACAAGGCCGTTACCGAGCAAATGGGTGAGTATTTTGTTTTTGTGAGCCAGGATACAATTGCCGTACAACATAAAATATCGGTAGGGCAGAAAATAGGGGCCAATATCATTGTACTGAAAGGTTTGCAGGAAGGGGATAAGGTAATAACCGACGGCTTCCAGCGCCTGCGCGACCATGGAAAGATCGTCCTCGGCGATCCGAATGCGCAGCAGCCCGGGCAGCAAAAACAAGGCGGGAAATAG
- a CDS encoding NUDIX domain-containing protein, whose amino-acid sequence MYQFNVRVYGLLINEQNQVLISDEQEYGMQFTKFPGGGLEYGEGLIEGLKREFVEECNVEVEVISHFYTTDFFVRSAFNDSQIISVYYLVKSLSPLNLMFKTVQFDFDGEGEILQSFRWVDLAKLSEEDVTFPTDKHVVKLLINNI is encoded by the coding sequence ATGTATCAATTCAACGTACGCGTATATGGCTTGCTTATTAATGAACAAAATCAGGTGTTGATAAGCGATGAACAGGAATACGGTATGCAATTCACCAAATTCCCGGGTGGTGGGCTTGAGTATGGCGAAGGCCTGATAGAGGGATTAAAGCGCGAATTTGTGGAAGAATGCAATGTCGAAGTGGAGGTTATCAGCCATTTCTATACGACAGATTTTTTTGTAAGATCGGCTTTTAACGATTCGCAGATCATCAGTGTTTATTATTTGGTGAAAAGCCTGTCCCCTTTAAATTTAATGTTCAAAACTGTTCAGTTTGATTTTGACGGCGAAGGTGAGATACTGCAATCGTTCCGCTGGGTCGATCTGGCTAAACTGTCAGAAGAGGATGTAACTTTCCCGACCGATAAACATGTAGTAAAACTGCTGATAAATAATATATGA
- a CDS encoding efflux RND transporter permease subunit, with product MIAETFIRRPVTAIVISLVIVIVGILSILNLAVGQYPEITPPTVNISTNYIGADAVTVEQTVATPIETQVNGTPGMTYLQSNSTSNGQMSMTVNFEVGTDINIAALDVQNRVGIATPTLPQEVQRLGITTRKRNPSILMLVAIYSPNGSHNVTFLDNYTNIFVRDALLRAKGVGDVFTRADDFSMRIWLKPDKMASLGITAADVTAALQEQNAQVSAGSVGAPPQEHTQTFELSIISQGRLVSVKDFENVIVRTQPGTGALVHLKDIARVELGKFNYSGNSFVDGRRASYLLVYQAPNSNALETADNVYKTMAELKKTFPTGVDYVVPFEAVTVVKVSVHEVVVTLLIALTLVILVVFLFLQSWRTTLIPVLAIPVSIIGTFIFFTPLGFTINTLTLFGFVLAIGIVVDDAIVVVEAVQHYMDEKGMSPKEATQHAMKDISAPVIAIALILAAVFVPVGFVPGIVGRLYQQFAITIAISVLISAFVALSLTPALCTLILKPRKLDEESRGLDKFFFKFNCWFERVTGKYKNGVHRGVKNPAFMVIILICIIVGTIMLFLHEPTGFIPTEDEGRIYMTYDLPEASSTQRSVGRLNQMMHTLDSIPEVGHYAALGGLNVVSFSSKSNSGTIFIQLKPWDQRKRTSKELVQVIQKKMAQYKEASVVVIPPPAIPGLGTTAGFSFILEQRQAGGDIKSFEAVLQKFVAAVNQRPEIARAFTFFTARTPAIKLVVDREKAKRMGVSIADINSTLQTYMGSAFVNDFTIYGRNFHVVAQADTNYRTDIKDLAQYFVKNSAGQMVPLSTLTSYQTIENAPLISHFNLFRSAEIDGSTNAGYSSGDAIKALQEVAAQTLPQGFGYEFSGLSREEILSGSKTVYIFMLSVGFVFLFLAALYESWSVPFSVLLAVPLGAFGAIVALTLNTSFLFTDLNNNIYAQIGLITLIGLAAKNAILIVEFAKERVDRGMELEQATLEAVRLRLRPIIMTSLAFILGVGPLLVATGAGAIARKTIGWTVFGGMVTATSLAIFIVPVLFYLITRFAYGKEKLAELQKNYKPDPTEDSHI from the coding sequence ATGATTGCAGAAACCTTTATACGCAGGCCGGTTACAGCTATTGTTATCTCGTTGGTAATAGTAATTGTCGGCATTCTATCCATACTTAATCTTGCGGTGGGCCAATACCCCGAAATTACTCCGCCCACGGTTAACATTTCCACTAATTACATCGGTGCGGACGCCGTGACCGTGGAGCAAACCGTAGCGACACCCATTGAAACGCAGGTGAACGGTACACCCGGCATGACCTACCTGCAAAGTAACAGTACCAGCAACGGACAGATGAGTATGACCGTAAATTTTGAGGTTGGTACCGATATTAATATAGCAGCATTGGATGTGCAGAACCGCGTAGGGATAGCAACACCAACCTTGCCGCAGGAGGTACAGCGCCTGGGTATAACCACGCGCAAGCGGAACCCGAGCATCCTGATGCTTGTTGCTATTTACTCCCCGAATGGCAGCCATAATGTCACTTTCCTCGACAATTACACGAATATATTTGTGCGCGATGCCCTTTTGCGTGCGAAAGGTGTGGGCGACGTATTTACCCGCGCCGACGATTTTAGTATGCGGATATGGCTCAAGCCCGATAAAATGGCCTCGTTGGGTATCACTGCTGCTGATGTAACCGCGGCGCTACAGGAGCAAAATGCACAGGTATCTGCCGGTTCGGTAGGCGCCCCGCCGCAGGAGCATACGCAAACCTTTGAATTGAGCATTATTTCGCAGGGGAGGCTGGTTTCGGTAAAAGATTTTGAGAACGTCATCGTTCGTACCCAGCCGGGTACAGGGGCATTGGTGCACCTGAAAGACATAGCCCGTGTTGAACTGGGCAAATTCAATTACTCGGGTAACTCATTTGTTGATGGCAGAAGGGCTTCTTACCTGTTGGTTTACCAGGCGCCTAACAGCAATGCATTGGAAACTGCCGACAATGTTTACAAAACCATGGCCGAGCTGAAAAAGACCTTTCCAACCGGGGTTGATTACGTGGTTCCGTTCGAGGCTGTAACCGTGGTTAAAGTTTCGGTGCATGAGGTTGTTGTTACGCTCCTGATCGCGTTAACCCTGGTGATATTGGTTGTGTTCCTTTTCCTGCAAAGCTGGCGCACTACGTTAATACCTGTGCTTGCTATACCGGTCTCTATTATCGGGACATTTATTTTCTTTACGCCGTTAGGATTTACCATTAACACGCTTACCTTATTTGGATTTGTGCTGGCGATAGGTATAGTGGTGGACGATGCCATTGTGGTTGTTGAGGCCGTCCAGCATTATATGGATGAGAAGGGCATGTCGCCCAAAGAGGCCACGCAGCACGCGATGAAGGATATATCGGCGCCGGTTATAGCCATCGCACTTATTTTGGCTGCTGTGTTCGTGCCGGTTGGGTTTGTGCCAGGTATAGTTGGACGGCTATATCAGCAGTTCGCTATCACTATCGCTATTTCGGTACTGATCTCGGCTTTCGTCGCTTTATCGCTAACGCCTGCGCTTTGTACACTTATTTTAAAGCCGCGCAAGCTTGACGAGGAATCGAGAGGGCTGGATAAATTTTTCTTCAAATTCAATTGCTGGTTTGAAAGGGTGACCGGCAAGTATAAAAATGGTGTCCATCGCGGGGTTAAGAATCCGGCATTTATGGTGATCATACTGATATGCATAATAGTTGGCACCATTATGCTTTTCCTGCACGAACCTACGGGCTTTATCCCAACCGAAGACGAAGGCCGTATTTATATGACGTATGACCTTCCGGAAGCATCCTCGACCCAGCGAAGTGTGGGCAGGCTGAACCAAATGATGCACACTTTGGATAGTATACCCGAGGTAGGCCATTACGCTGCTTTGGGTGGCTTAAACGTGGTAAGCTTCTCCAGTAAATCCAACAGCGGTACTATTTTTATCCAGCTTAAGCCCTGGGATCAACGCAAAAGAACTTCGAAGGAACTGGTGCAGGTGATACAGAAAAAGATGGCTCAGTATAAAGAGGCCAGCGTGGTGGTAATACCACCGCCGGCTATACCCGGGCTGGGTACTACTGCGGGTTTCTCCTTTATTTTGGAGCAGCGGCAGGCAGGCGGCGACATTAAAAGTTTTGAAGCCGTGCTACAAAAATTTGTGGCAGCTGTTAATCAGCGACCGGAAATAGCCAGGGCGTTTACCTTTTTTACAGCCCGTACGCCTGCGATAAAATTGGTGGTCGACCGCGAGAAAGCGAAACGCATGGGTGTGTCTATTGCCGATATCAATTCAACACTGCAAACCTATATGGGTAGTGCCTTTGTGAACGACTTTACCATCTACGGCCGGAACTTTCACGTAGTGGCACAGGCCGATACCAATTACCGGACCGACATAAAGGACCTTGCACAATACTTCGTCAAAAACTCAGCAGGGCAAATGGTGCCGTTGAGCACGTTAACGTCCTACCAGACCATAGAGAATGCCCCGCTGATCTCGCACTTTAATTTATTCCGTTCAGCCGAAATAGATGGAAGTACCAACGCCGGTTACAGTAGCGGCGACGCTATTAAGGCATTACAGGAAGTAGCCGCACAGACTTTACCGCAGGGTTTCGGCTATGAATTTTCTGGTTTGAGCCGCGAGGAAATTTTATCCGGTTCAAAAACGGTTTACATATTTATGCTTTCTGTAGGATTCGTGTTCCTTTTCCTGGCGGCGCTTTATGAAAGCTGGTCGGTGCCGTTTTCCGTTTTGCTGGCCGTGCCGCTTGGCGCATTCGGGGCAATAGTAGCGTTGACCCTGAATACATCGTTCCTCTTCACCGACCTAAATAATAATATTTATGCCCAGATCGGTTTGATAACGCTCATAGGACTCGCGGCGAAGAACGCTATCCTGATCGTCGAATTTGCCAAGGAACGCGTGGACAGGGGTATGGAACTGGAACAAGCCACGCTCGAAGCAGTACGATTGCGTTTGCGGCCGATCATTATGACCTCCCTTGCGTTTATTTTGGGAGTAGGTCCTTTACTTGTAGCAACCGGTGCGGGCGCAATAGCACGTAAGACCATCGGTTGGACGGTATTTGGCGGGATGGTGACTGCAACTTCGCTTGCGATCTTCATTGTACCCGTATTATTCTACCTGATAACCCGCTTCGCTTACGGAAAGGAAAAGCTGGCCGAGCTACAGAAAAATTATAAGCCCGACCCGACGGAAGACTCTCACATATAA
- a CDS encoding ComEC/Rec2 family competence protein: protein MIAAHKGEIPFVVFLIPFIAGIACGLNFCPNAAILLPVIAFTIASLLFICLNFLYRPLNIYKRRWIGGSLLHIILFFAGWICFSNYNELNKTDHFSKKQADRLIVKISNEPKANNGTVRFTAIVHKIVIGGKQFAVSGNLLISIKDSLAGNLYYGDELIIPAAYRVVGPPLNPAEFNYKKYLSNENIHYQEYLFPGQYCLLRRNTGNPLIAFSLRQRQYLVEKFRANMHDPGAIAVASTLILGYKADLSNDVLQAYSKTGTIHVLSVSGAHVALLFIMLEFLFGFLNRFKYGRTIKASLIILIIWYYAMITGFSPAVCRAAVMISMVIIGKTYSRNISTLNILAASAFFLLLYDPLFIVDVGFQLSYLAVSGLVIFQPIVYKWFDFKHKWADKLWGLCSVSIAAQVITFPLSAFYFHQFPVYFLVSNLFIIIPVAVIMYTGFAYMILGAVPFLGGTLGFVLEKSILVMNKGLTLIEHAPFATVNRIWITPLEYGLLYVIIIALFYYMYDRKVWLLKLTLISMLMLSVSISLKRLNNLSTDEITFLALRKHTGIVFKKGNTAVILTDLADTDKVYRYSVQRYLDSCQVDARKILRPGSDTVTKYLVKNGNYIQFDDKTILICNKQLQYSKPPEDLAIDYLYLMYDPPTDIVSLKDLHYKILVIDGSNSNSLITRLQNEAAALHVNYIMPGRNKSVTFVSN from the coding sequence ATGATAGCCGCTCACAAAGGCGAAATTCCGTTTGTCGTATTCCTTATCCCTTTTATTGCCGGCATTGCCTGCGGGCTAAACTTTTGCCCGAACGCAGCTATCCTGTTACCGGTAATTGCGTTTACAATTGCCTCTCTCCTGTTTATTTGTTTAAATTTTTTGTACCGGCCGCTGAATATCTATAAACGCAGGTGGATAGGCGGGTCGTTGTTGCATATCATTCTCTTTTTTGCCGGATGGATATGCTTTAGCAATTATAACGAGCTAAATAAAACAGACCATTTTTCGAAAAAACAGGCCGATAGGCTCATTGTAAAGATCAGCAACGAGCCAAAGGCAAACAATGGTACCGTCAGGTTTACGGCCATCGTTCATAAAATCGTAATCGGTGGCAAGCAATTTGCCGTAAGCGGGAACCTGCTTATCTCCATCAAAGACAGTCTGGCCGGTAACCTGTACTATGGCGACGAACTTATAATTCCGGCTGCGTACCGCGTGGTAGGTCCGCCTTTAAACCCCGCCGAGTTCAATTATAAAAAATACCTTTCCAACGAGAATATCCATTACCAGGAATACCTGTTTCCAGGGCAATACTGTTTACTAAGGAGAAACACCGGCAATCCTCTCATCGCTTTTTCGCTACGGCAACGGCAATACCTGGTGGAAAAATTCCGGGCGAATATGCACGATCCCGGTGCCATTGCCGTGGCCTCTACTCTTATATTAGGCTATAAAGCCGACCTGAGCAATGATGTATTGCAGGCTTATTCTAAAACCGGTACCATCCATGTGCTTTCTGTTTCGGGGGCGCACGTTGCGCTGCTATTTATTATGCTCGAATTCCTGTTTGGTTTTCTAAACCGGTTTAAGTACGGCAGAACGATCAAAGCGTCGTTGATTATCCTGATCATATGGTATTATGCCATGATCACCGGTTTTTCGCCGGCTGTTTGCCGCGCCGCGGTTATGATATCCATGGTTATCATAGGTAAAACTTACAGCCGTAATATCAGCACCCTGAACATATTAGCAGCATCTGCCTTTTTCCTGTTGTTATATGATCCATTATTTATTGTTGACGTCGGTTTCCAGTTATCATATCTCGCGGTATCCGGTCTTGTCATCTTTCAGCCCATTGTTTATAAATGGTTCGACTTTAAACATAAATGGGCCGATAAATTGTGGGGCCTGTGTTCGGTATCGATCGCCGCGCAGGTTATCACTTTTCCATTAAGCGCATTTTATTTCCACCAGTTCCCGGTCTATTTTCTGGTTAGCAACCTGTTTATCATTATTCCTGTGGCCGTAATTATGTACACGGGCTTTGCTTATATGATCCTTGGCGCTGTACCATTTTTGGGCGGGACATTGGGTTTCGTTCTGGAGAAGTCCATCCTGGTGATGAATAAAGGGCTCACTTTGATCGAACATGCACCGTTCGCTACCGTCAACCGTATATGGATCACACCCCTGGAATACGGCCTGCTATACGTTATTATCATTGCGCTGTTTTATTATATGTACGATCGCAAAGTGTGGTTGTTAAAGCTAACGCTCATTTCAATGCTTATGCTTTCGGTAAGTATTAGTTTGAAAAGGTTGAATAACCTGTCGACAGATGAAATTACGTTCCTTGCGCTGCGCAAGCATACCGGCATAGTGTTTAAGAAGGGTAACACGGCGGTGATACTCACTGACCTTGCCGACACGGATAAAGTTTACAGGTATTCGGTTCAGCGTTATTTGGATAGCTGCCAGGTGGATGCACGGAAAATACTTCGGCCAGGTTCTGATACCGTGACCAAATATCTCGTAAAGAACGGCAACTACATTCAGTTCGACGACAAAACCATTCTGATCTGCAACAAACAACTTCAATATTCAAAGCCACCCGAAGATTTGGCGATTGATTACCTGTATTTAATGTATGATCCGCCAACCGATATAGTATCTCTTAAGGATCTTCATTACAAAATTTTAGTCATAGACGGCAGTAATTCCAATTCATTGATAACCAGGCTACAAAATGAGGCCGCAGCTTTACACGTAAATTACATTATGCCCGGCCGTAACAAATCGGTTACCTTCGTATCTAATTGA
- a CDS encoding pyridoxal phosphate-dependent aminotransferase, giving the protein MTALSNRINNLAESATIKMAKLGRELAAKGVDVISLSFGEPDFHTPDYVKEAAKKAMDENFTYYTPVSGYPELRKAIAAKLKNENGLDYDFSQIVVSTGAKQAIANAVLCLVNPGEEVIIPTPYWVSYSEVVKLADGKSVFIDSTVENDFKITPEQLEAAITPKTKLFMFSSPCNPTGSVYNKSELEGLAKVFEKHPEVYIISDEIYEHINFVDKHESIAQFDSIKDRVIIINGFSKAFAMTGWRIGYTASNKEIAAACDKMQGQITSGTCSITQKAGVAASEGGLESVLKMREQFRKRRDLVYGLLKDIPGIKTNLPEGAFYFFPNVTSFFGKSYNGRTINDADELSLYLLEEGHVATVGGDSFGDPKSIRMSYAAAEDKLVEALKRIKEALGKLS; this is encoded by the coding sequence ATGACCGCATTAAGTAACAGAATCAATAACCTTGCAGAGTCGGCAACCATTAAAATGGCCAAACTGGGCCGTGAGCTTGCCGCAAAAGGTGTTGATGTGATCAGCCTCAGTTTTGGCGAACCGGATTTTCATACACCTGACTATGTGAAGGAAGCCGCGAAAAAGGCTATGGATGAGAATTTCACCTACTACACTCCTGTTTCAGGATACCCTGAACTGCGAAAGGCTATTGCTGCCAAGCTGAAGAACGAGAATGGCCTGGATTACGATTTCAGCCAGATCGTAGTGTCGACAGGCGCGAAGCAGGCCATTGCTAATGCTGTTCTGTGCCTGGTTAATCCCGGCGAAGAAGTTATCATCCCCACCCCTTACTGGGTGTCGTATTCGGAAGTGGTGAAATTAGCCGATGGCAAAAGCGTATTTATCGATTCGACCGTTGAAAATGATTTCAAAATTACGCCGGAGCAGTTGGAAGCTGCCATCACCCCAAAAACAAAACTTTTCATGTTCTCGTCTCCGTGCAACCCTACCGGCAGCGTTTACAACAAAAGCGAACTGGAGGGCCTGGCGAAAGTATTTGAAAAACATCCGGAAGTTTATATTATCTCCGATGAAATATATGAGCATATCAACTTTGTTGACAAACATGAATCTATTGCTCAATTCGACAGCATTAAGGACCGTGTTATCATCATCAACGGCTTTTCAAAAGCCTTTGCCATGACCGGTTGGCGTATAGGTTATACCGCATCCAACAAGGAAATCGCGGCCGCCTGCGACAAAATGCAGGGACAGATCACTTCGGGTACCTGCTCCATTACGCAAAAAGCCGGTGTAGCCGCAAGCGAAGGCGGGCTGGAAAGCGTTTTGAAAATGCGCGAGCAGTTCAGGAAGCGCCGCGACCTGGTTTACGGTTTGTTAAAAGATATTCCCGGCATCAAAACCAATTTGCCCGAGGGCGCATTCTATTTCTTCCCGAATGTTACCTCGTTCTTTGGTAAAAGCTACAACGGGAGAACTATCAATGACGCGGACGAACTAAGCCTTTACCTGTTGGAAGAGGGCCACGTGGCTACCGTGGGCGGCGATTCGTTCGGCGATCCAAAGTCTATCCGCATGTCGTATGCAGCAGCCGAAGACAAGTTGGTGGAAGCTTTAAAACGCATCAAAGAGGCGCTTGGGAAACTGAGTTAA
- the bioA gene encoding adenosylmethionine--8-amino-7-oxononanoate transaminase has protein sequence MSLIERDLSVVWHPYTQMKTAAPPIPIVRGEGACLYDENGKCYIDAVSSWWVNIHGHAHPYIAQKVAEQLNMLEHVIFAGFTHEPAVELAERVLKILPQNQAKVFYSDNGSTAVEVAIKMCLQYWHNQGVQRTKILALKNAYHGDTFGAMAVSGRSAFTAAFDSLLFEVEFIDLPNDSNIQTLKSQISNLKSNLACFIFEPLVQGAGGMLMYEAKYLDELMAHCRKEGVLMIADEVFTGFGRTGKAFACDHLTTRPDIMCFSKGLTGGTMAMGLTTCAQSIYDAFLSDDKLKTLFHGHSYTANPVTCSAALASMDLFIADSTKKNIERIVTRHEQFAARIKDHPKIRVTRQTGTILAMEWETGSDTSYFNSLRDKLYNYFLDAGIILRPLGNILYILPPYCITDDQLDYIYGKIESALEEL, from the coding sequence ATGAGTCTTATTGAAAGGGATCTGAGTGTAGTTTGGCACCCATATACCCAAATGAAAACTGCTGCACCCCCTATTCCCATCGTTAGGGGTGAAGGGGCATGTTTGTATGATGAAAACGGAAAATGTTACATTGACGCGGTGTCGTCGTGGTGGGTTAATATACATGGGCATGCGCATCCGTACATTGCCCAAAAGGTAGCCGAACAGCTTAACATGCTAGAGCATGTAATCTTCGCCGGTTTTACGCACGAACCAGCGGTGGAACTGGCTGAGCGCGTGTTAAAAATACTTCCGCAAAACCAGGCAAAAGTATTTTATTCGGACAATGGCTCCACTGCCGTTGAGGTCGCCATCAAAATGTGTTTGCAATACTGGCACAACCAGGGCGTTCAGCGGACTAAGATACTGGCCTTAAAAAATGCTTACCACGGAGATACTTTCGGTGCTATGGCAGTAAGTGGTCGCAGCGCGTTTACTGCGGCGTTTGATAGCCTGTTGTTTGAAGTTGAATTTATTGATTTGCCCAACGATTCCAATATTCAAACCCTCAAATCTCAAATCTCAAATCTCAAATCTAACCTTGCCTGTTTCATTTTCGAACCACTGGTACAAGGGGCCGGTGGGATGCTGATGTACGAGGCAAAGTATTTAGATGAATTGATGGCACATTGCCGCAAGGAAGGTGTGTTGATGATAGCAGACGAAGTATTTACCGGCTTTGGCCGTACGGGTAAGGCCTTCGCATGTGATCATTTGACTACCCGCCCGGATATTATGTGCTTTTCGAAAGGGCTTACCGGCGGTACGATGGCAATGGGTTTAACCACTTGTGCGCAATCAATTTATGATGCCTTTCTCTCGGATGATAAGCTGAAAACATTGTTTCACGGGCATTCCTACACAGCAAACCCGGTAACATGTTCGGCTGCCCTTGCAAGTATGGATCTGTTTATAGCTGATTCGACGAAAAAGAATATTGAACGGATAGTGACCCGGCACGAGCAGTTTGCAGCGCGGATAAAAGATCATCCTAAGATCAGAGTTACACGCCAGACCGGTACAATATTAGCAATGGAATGGGAGACAGGGTCGGATACGTCGTATTTCAATTCGCTTCGGGATAAACTATATAACTATTTCCTGGATGCCGGAATTATTTTGCGGCCGCTTGGGAATATCCTGTACATTTTACCTCCATATTGCATCACCGACGATCAGCTCGACTATATTTACGGCAAAATTGAAAGTGCCCTTGAAGAATTATGA